A genome region from Rhodanobacter thiooxydans includes the following:
- a CDS encoding aldo/keto reductase, giving the protein MAGLWRLAEWKLDVKQRVRWIEQALELGITSFDHADIYGDYRAEALFGEALKAEPALRGRMQLVTKCGIRLRSAQRPYRINHYDTSPAYVRAQVERSLLNLHTERLDLVLIHRPDYLMDAAALADTFTTLTREGKVAHWGVSNHSASQFALLHRHHPLATNQVELSPLTMDALDDGTLDQAQQLGLRPMIWSPLGGGRLFTSRDEQAVRLRTEMDAIAARLGISLATLAYAWILRHPSRPHPITGSGRIEGLREAVAALDVPLGAEDWYAIWTASKGHAVP; this is encoded by the coding sequence GTGGCGGGCCTGTGGCGCCTTGCCGAATGGAAGCTGGACGTCAAGCAGCGCGTGCGCTGGATCGAGCAGGCACTGGAACTGGGCATCACCAGCTTCGACCACGCGGACATCTACGGCGACTACCGCGCCGAGGCGCTGTTCGGGGAGGCGCTGAAGGCCGAACCGGCGCTGCGCGGGCGCATGCAGCTGGTGACCAAATGCGGCATCCGCCTGCGCTCGGCGCAGCGGCCGTACCGGATCAACCACTATGACACCTCGCCGGCCTATGTGCGGGCGCAGGTGGAGCGGTCGCTGCTCAACCTGCACACCGAGCGACTGGACCTGGTGCTGATCCACCGGCCGGATTACCTGATGGACGCCGCGGCACTCGCCGACACGTTCACCACGCTGACCCGCGAAGGCAAGGTGGCGCATTGGGGAGTGTCCAATCACAGCGCCAGCCAGTTCGCCCTGCTCCACCGGCATCACCCGCTGGCGACCAACCAGGTCGAGTTATCGCCCCTGACGATGGACGCGCTCGACGACGGCACCCTCGACCAGGCCCAGCAACTGGGCCTGCGCCCGATGATCTGGTCGCCGCTGGGCGGCGGGCGGCTGTTCACCAGTCGGGACGAACAGGCCGTGCGCCTGCGCACCGAAATGGATGCCATCGCCGCACGCCTCGGCATCAGCCTCGCCACCTTGGCTTATGCCTGGATCCTGCGCCACCCCTCGCGGCCGCATCCGATTACCGGCAGCGGTCGCATCGAGGGACTGCGCGAAGCGGTCGCCGCACTCGACGTGCCACTGGGCGCCGAAGACTGGTACGCGATCTGGACGGCCAGCAAGGGGCACGCCGTACCCTGA
- a CDS encoding DMT family transporter, whose protein sequence is MVKGVLLGFMAFAAFAISDAFVKSLRGSLPAYEAVFFGAALGLTALPFIKGADDRWRDVVLAQRPGLWLVRAAASAVGSIAAVIAFTALPMAEAFVLIFLLPIFVTILSVLVLKEQVGWRRWSAVVAGFIGVLVVLRPGFRVLGIGHLAATVCGLSGAVSMIALRLSGAHEKRVTLYGAGVIGSMLVAGMMMLARFRWPDPAQWGLLLGYGLLAALGSVLLMLATQKAPANHVAPTQYSQMLWAVLFGYVLFHDPLDWPMAIGIAIILGAGLFTFVREEQVTRWWKRVRIV, encoded by the coding sequence ATGGTCAAAGGTGTCCTGCTCGGCTTCATGGCCTTTGCCGCGTTCGCCATCAGCGATGCGTTCGTGAAGTCGCTGCGCGGCTCGCTGCCGGCCTATGAGGCGGTGTTCTTCGGCGCCGCGCTGGGCCTGACCGCGCTGCCGTTCATCAAGGGCGCCGACGACCGTTGGCGCGACGTGGTGCTGGCGCAGCGCCCGGGCCTGTGGCTGGTGCGCGCCGCCGCCAGCGCGGTCGGCAGCATCGCGGCGGTGATCGCCTTCACCGCGCTGCCGATGGCCGAGGCATTCGTGCTGATCTTCCTGCTGCCGATCTTCGTCACCATCCTGTCGGTGCTGGTGCTGAAGGAACAGGTCGGCTGGCGCCGCTGGTCGGCCGTGGTGGCCGGCTTCATCGGCGTGCTGGTGGTGCTGCGGCCGGGTTTTCGCGTGCTCGGCATCGGCCACCTGGCAGCCACCGTGTGCGGACTCTCCGGCGCCGTCTCGATGATCGCGCTGCGCCTGTCCGGCGCGCACGAGAAGCGCGTGACCCTGTACGGCGCCGGCGTGATCGGCTCGATGCTGGTCGCCGGAATGATGATGCTGGCCCGCTTCCGCTGGCCGGACCCTGCCCAGTGGGGGCTCCTGCTCGGCTACGGCCTGCTCGCCGCGCTCGGCTCCGTGCTGCTGATGCTGGCCACGCAGAAGGCGCCCGCCAACCACGTCGCGCCGACCCAGTACAGCCAGATGCTGTGGGCCGTGCTGTTCGGTTATGTGCTGTTCCACGACCCGCTGGACTGGCCGATGGCGATCGGCATCGCGATCATCCTCGGCGCCGGCCTGTTCACCTTCGTGCGCGAGGAACAGGTGACGCGCTGGTGGAAACGGGTACGCATCGTCTAA
- a CDS encoding acyl-CoA dehydrogenase family protein → MAVRLNPLDLYDVRSLLTDEERMVQDTVGRFVDERVLPIIGDCFDQGRFPKELVPEIAGLGLLGATIPEKYGCAGMSGVSYGLICQELERGDSGLRSFASVQSSLCMYPIYAYGSEEQKLHYLPKMAAGEVIGCFGLTEPHGGSDPANMKTHAKQDGADWIINGAKMWITNGNLAHIAIVWAQTGDGIQGFIVPTDSAGFKAQEIHKKMSLRASVTSALFFDNVRVPDSARLPNVKGLKGPLGCLTQARYGITWGPIGAAQACLREVLDYTAERILFGRPLASNQAIQLKLADMARRITTAQLLSLQLGRLKDAGKMQPTQVSLAKWNNCRMAIDIARQCRDILGGAGITTEHSAIRHALNLESVITYEGTETVHELVVGRELTGINAF, encoded by the coding sequence ATGGCTGTCCGTCTGAATCCGCTCGATCTGTACGACGTCCGCTCGCTGCTCACCGACGAGGAGCGCATGGTGCAGGACACCGTTGGCCGCTTCGTCGATGAGCGCGTACTGCCTATCATCGGCGACTGCTTCGACCAGGGCCGTTTCCCGAAGGAGCTGGTGCCCGAGATCGCCGGCCTCGGCCTGCTCGGCGCCACCATTCCCGAGAAGTACGGCTGCGCCGGCATGAGCGGCGTGAGCTATGGCCTGATCTGCCAGGAGCTGGAGCGCGGCGACTCGGGCCTGCGCAGCTTCGCCTCGGTGCAGAGCTCGCTGTGCATGTACCCGATCTACGCCTACGGCAGCGAGGAACAGAAGCTGCACTACCTGCCGAAGATGGCGGCGGGCGAGGTGATCGGCTGCTTCGGCCTGACCGAGCCGCACGGCGGCTCCGATCCGGCCAACATGAAGACCCATGCGAAGCAGGACGGCGCCGACTGGATCATCAACGGCGCCAAGATGTGGATCACCAACGGCAACCTGGCGCACATCGCGATCGTGTGGGCGCAGACCGGGGACGGCATCCAGGGCTTCATCGTGCCGACCGACAGTGCCGGCTTCAAGGCGCAGGAAATCCACAAGAAGATGAGCCTGCGCGCCTCGGTCACCAGTGCATTGTTCTTCGACAACGTGCGCGTGCCGGACAGTGCGCGGCTGCCCAACGTGAAGGGTCTGAAGGGTCCGCTGGGCTGCCTCACCCAGGCCCGCTACGGCATCACCTGGGGGCCGATCGGCGCGGCGCAGGCGTGCCTCAGGGAAGTGCTCGACTACACCGCCGAACGCATCCTGTTCGGCCGTCCGCTGGCCTCGAACCAGGCAATCCAGCTGAAGCTGGCCGACATGGCCCGGCGCATCACCACCGCGCAGCTGCTGTCGCTGCAGCTGGGCCGGCTGAAGGACGCCGGCAAGATGCAGCCGACCCAGGTCTCGCTGGCCAAGTGGAACAACTGCCGCATGGCGATCGACATCGCGCGCCAGTGCCGCGACATCCTCGGCGGCGCCGGCATCACCACCGAGCATTCGGCGATCCGCCATGCGTTGAACCTCGAATCCGTGATCACCTACGAGGGTACCGAGACCGTGCACGAGCTGGTGGTCGGCCGCGAGCTGACCGGCATCAACGCGTTCTGA
- a CDS encoding GNAT family N-acetyltransferase: protein MQIPDIRIETDRLILRPPRIEDFDAYAANMADAEAARFIGGQQARAAAWRGFLTLAGARSLQGFAMFSVIERSSGQWVGRLGPWHPVDWPGTEVGWGLARGAWGKGYALEGCIAAIDWTFDQLGWSEMIHSIHPDNRASQALAQRLGSICRGLGKLPAPYEDSPTEIWAQTREQWRRRRA from the coding sequence TTGCAGATCCCCGACATCCGCATCGAAACCGATCGACTAATCCTGCGCCCGCCGCGCATCGAGGATTTCGACGCCTACGCGGCGAACATGGCCGACGCCGAGGCCGCCCGCTTCATCGGCGGGCAGCAGGCGCGCGCTGCGGCGTGGCGAGGCTTCCTGACGCTCGCCGGTGCCAGGTCGCTGCAGGGGTTCGCGATGTTCTCGGTGATCGAGCGGAGCAGCGGCCAATGGGTCGGCCGACTCGGGCCGTGGCACCCGGTCGACTGGCCCGGCACCGAGGTGGGCTGGGGCCTGGCGCGCGGCGCCTGGGGCAAGGGCTACGCGCTGGAAGGCTGCATTGCGGCGATCGACTGGACCTTCGACCAGCTGGGCTGGAGCGAGATGATCCATTCGATCCATCCGGACAACCGTGCCTCGCAGGCGCTGGCGCAGCGGCTCGGCTCGATCTGCCGTGGCCTGGGCAAGCTGCCCGCGCCGTATGAGGATTCCCCCACCGAGATCTGGGCGCAGACGCGCGAACAGTGGCGCCGGCGCCGCGCATGA
- a CDS encoding glutathione S-transferase family protein, which translates to MITIYGMRASGNCYKLQLLLDQLGRDYRWVDVDSAHGATRTPDYLAKNPNGKVPLLELDDGRRLAESDAILCFLAEGTSFWPDDAWLRAQTLQWLFFEQYSHEPCIAVARFIRGWLPPDHPRQAELPALLQKGAQVLAVMEQHLAGRDWFVGERYGIADIALYAYTHCAGDGGFELSAFPNIRAWLDRVRAQPGHTPMQHLPL; encoded by the coding sequence ATGATCACCATCTACGGCATGCGCGCCTCCGGCAACTGCTACAAGCTGCAGCTGCTGCTGGACCAGCTGGGTCGCGACTATCGCTGGGTCGACGTGGACAGCGCGCACGGCGCGACGCGCACACCGGACTACCTGGCGAAAAACCCGAACGGCAAGGTACCGCTGCTGGAGCTGGATGACGGTCGCCGACTGGCGGAGTCCGACGCGATCCTGTGCTTCCTTGCCGAAGGCACCTCGTTCTGGCCCGACGACGCCTGGCTGCGCGCGCAAACGCTGCAGTGGCTGTTCTTCGAGCAGTACAGTCACGAGCCGTGCATTGCGGTGGCGCGTTTCATCCGCGGCTGGCTGCCGCCCGACCACCCGCGCCAGGCCGAACTCCCTGCGCTGCTGCAAAAGGGCGCGCAGGTGCTGGCGGTGATGGAGCAGCACCTGGCCGGGCGCGACTGGTTCGTCGGCGAACGCTACGGCATCGCCGACATCGCGCTGTACGCGTACACCCACTGTGCCGGCGACGGCGGTTTCGAGCTGTCCGCGTTCCCGAACATCCGCGCGTGGCTCGATCGCGTGCGGGCTCAACCCGGCCACACGCCGATGCAACACCTGCCGCTGTAG
- a CDS encoding thiamine pyrophosphate-dependent enzyme, whose product MSIPFTLSARHKGFNRAEVVDQNFIEFVQLWQGEVRTAPRDDEAVLPGSALDARGFRELLESQLISRHLDLMARVLRVQNKVFYTIGSSGHEGNAMVARLTRHTDPAFLHYRSGGFMAERFRKIPGMDPVMDSALSFAASKEDPASGGRHKVWGSKPLWVLPQTSTIASHLPKALGTAVAIEQAPRIGHTLPIPGDSIAICSFGDASSNHATAQTAFNAAAWTAYQKLPAPVLFVCEDNGIGISVKTPSGWVAANYQHRANLDYFFADGLDLAEGYAQVQRAVEHCRTTRRPTFLHLRTTRVMGHAGTDFEIEWRSIEELFAVECSDPLLRSAGIALESGLYSKDALLGLYEATRKRCFAAAEDADSRSRLTSLADVMKPLAPYTPAAVKAEAERADYADKRLAVFGGEAKLPENLPPRHLAIQIGQALHDLLAKYPEALLFGEDVAQKGGVYTVTKGLNKTFKGSRVFNTLLDETMILGLAQGYANMGMLPIPEIQYLAYFHNACDQIRGEAASLQFFSNGQYRNPLVMRVASLGYQKGFGGHFHNDNSITALRDIPGLVVGCPSRGDDAAMMLRTLMALAKVDGRVCAFLEPIALYMTKDLYEAGDGQWQFDYPAPNQAMTLGEGRIYHEAANDLVVFTFGNGVPMALRAARTIEQDLGWQVRVVDLRWLAPLNDAFIAAQAKTAKRILVLDEGRKSAGVGEGVITAIVEGGCGATPLKRVVGADTFTPLAGAALLVLPGDAEVVAAARELAAG is encoded by the coding sequence ATGTCCATTCCGTTCACCCTCAGCGCCCGCCACAAGGGCTTCAACCGCGCCGAAGTCGTCGACCAGAACTTCATCGAGTTCGTGCAGCTGTGGCAGGGCGAGGTGCGCACCGCGCCGCGCGACGATGAGGCGGTGCTACCGGGCAGTGCGCTGGATGCGCGCGGTTTCCGCGAGCTGCTGGAATCCCAATTGATCTCGCGCCACCTCGACCTGATGGCGCGCGTGCTGCGCGTGCAGAACAAGGTGTTTTATACGATCGGCTCGTCCGGCCACGAGGGCAACGCGATGGTGGCGCGGCTGACCCGTCACACCGATCCGGCCTTTCTGCACTACCGCAGCGGCGGCTTCATGGCCGAGCGCTTCCGCAAGATCCCGGGCATGGACCCGGTGATGGATTCGGCGTTGTCATTCGCCGCCAGCAAGGAAGACCCAGCCTCCGGCGGCCGCCACAAGGTGTGGGGCAGCAAGCCACTGTGGGTACTGCCGCAGACCTCGACGATCGCCTCGCACCTGCCCAAGGCGTTGGGCACCGCGGTGGCGATCGAGCAGGCACCGCGCATTGGCCACACGCTGCCGATCCCCGGCGACAGCATCGCGATCTGCTCGTTCGGCGATGCCTCCAGCAACCATGCCACCGCGCAGACCGCGTTCAACGCCGCAGCGTGGACGGCGTACCAGAAGCTGCCGGCGCCGGTGCTGTTCGTGTGCGAGGACAACGGCATCGGCATCTCGGTGAAGACGCCCTCCGGCTGGGTCGCGGCCAACTACCAGCATCGCGCCAATCTCGACTACTTCTTCGCCGACGGCCTCGACCTGGCCGAAGGCTACGCGCAGGTGCAGCGCGCGGTGGAGCATTGCCGCACGACGCGCCGGCCGACCTTCCTGCATCTGCGGACCACCCGCGTGATGGGCCACGCCGGCACCGATTTCGAGATCGAGTGGCGCAGCATCGAGGAACTGTTCGCCGTCGAATGCTCCGACCCGCTGCTGCGCTCGGCCGGCATCGCCCTGGAGTCGGGCCTGTATTCGAAGGACGCGCTGCTGGGCCTGTACGAGGCCACCCGCAAGCGCTGCTTCGCCGCCGCCGAGGACGCGGATTCGCGGTCGCGGCTGACCTCGCTTGCCGATGTCATGAAGCCGCTGGCGCCGTACACGCCGGCCGCGGTGAAGGCCGAGGCCGAGCGTGCCGACTACGCCGACAAACGCCTGGCGGTGTTCGGCGGCGAGGCGAAACTGCCGGAAAACCTGCCACCGCGGCACCTGGCGATCCAGATCGGCCAGGCCCTGCACGACCTCTTGGCGAAGTATCCCGAGGCGCTGCTGTTCGGCGAGGACGTGGCGCAGAAGGGCGGCGTGTACACCGTCACCAAGGGGCTGAACAAGACCTTCAAGGGCAGCCGCGTGTTCAACACGCTGCTCGATGAAACCATGATCCTGGGCCTGGCCCAGGGCTACGCCAACATGGGCATGCTGCCGATTCCGGAGATCCAGTACCTGGCGTACTTCCACAACGCCTGCGACCAGATCCGCGGCGAGGCGGCCTCGCTGCAGTTCTTCTCCAACGGCCAGTACCGCAACCCGCTGGTGATGCGCGTCGCCTCGCTGGGCTACCAGAAGGGTTTCGGCGGCCACTTCCACAACGACAACTCGATCACCGCGCTGCGCGACATTCCCGGCCTGGTGGTCGGCTGCCCCAGCCGCGGCGACGACGCGGCGATGATGCTGCGCACGCTGATGGCGCTGGCGAAGGTGGATGGCCGCGTCTGCGCGTTCCTCGAACCGATCGCGCTGTACATGACCAAGGACCTGTACGAAGCAGGCGACGGCCAGTGGCAGTTCGACTATCCGGCGCCGAATCAGGCGATGACGCTGGGCGAGGGCCGCATCTACCACGAGGCGGCGAACGACCTGGTGGTATTCACCTTCGGCAACGGCGTGCCGATGGCACTGCGCGCCGCGCGCACGATCGAGCAGGACCTGGGCTGGCAGGTACGCGTGGTCGACCTGCGCTGGCTGGCACCGCTCAACGACGCCTTCATCGCGGCGCAGGCGAAAACGGCCAAACGCATCCTGGTGCTGGACGAGGGCCGCAAGAGCGCCGGCGTGGGCGAGGGCGTGATCACCGCGATCGTCGAAGGTGGCTGCGGCGCCACGCCGCTGAAGCGCGTGGTCGGCGCCGACACGTTCACTCCGCTGGCCGGCGCGGCGCTGCTGGTGCTGCCAGGCGACGCCGAGGTGGTGGCGGCGGCGCGCGAGCTGGCCGCGGGCTGA
- a CDS encoding sensor domain-containing diguanylate cyclase, with product MEKPTTTPTTARPGRSWCGFVLGLLFWLGFGTAQAAMPLNAAWREARPGDTPQSLLDEYHAGLLKSFDPSLLQRFPQGADGSWVVIAAQPPWDNDARVLTIYPATLGTVTVFGGSQPQTLALDDFSDSTHGHGRLAWQLPADMAASAPILLKFEPSPMLSAPVRFHLESWGEYARSDARWLVLASACFAVMLAMVLMALCFALMLRDVTYAWYAGYVLCYALIQGVQTGFVFHPLEWQWLSGRALLAGSAAVALSVAFASLFMMRFCELQRYAPLLRVPVTAVAVGMIQLVLMRCSRIPPFVEVAQVLLNPLLMIGAVLLLVAAIVAAARGSRQAWFFLAGWTPLLLLTALTSAQVGGALPQLDWLNDASLAGGAFEAVVLSIGLADRALRLRHDRDIVRVLADHDALTNVFNRRAWTERASTLLSDGPPRPIALLFLDLDHFKLLNDRQGHNAGDRALVAVAKALAAELRPADLLGRYGGEEFVALLDGIPTQQAMQVATRLCRRVHRLEIPVSEESLLLTVSIGIAMRQEGDDLESLVDHADQAMYDAKLGGRNRACLHADSLAPRGGPHLHVVEKRER from the coding sequence ATGGAGAAGCCGACCACAACGCCGACAACGGCCCGCCCAGGGCGGTCGTGGTGCGGCTTCGTGCTCGGCCTGCTGTTCTGGCTGGGGTTCGGTACGGCCCAGGCCGCCATGCCGTTGAACGCCGCCTGGCGCGAGGCACGCCCCGGCGACACCCCGCAGAGCCTGCTGGACGAATACCACGCCGGCCTGCTGAAAAGCTTCGACCCGTCCCTGCTGCAACGGTTTCCGCAGGGTGCCGACGGCAGCTGGGTGGTGATTGCGGCGCAGCCGCCCTGGGACAACGACGCGCGGGTGCTGACGATCTACCCGGCTACGCTGGGCACGGTCACCGTGTTCGGCGGCAGCCAGCCGCAGACGCTGGCACTGGACGACTTCAGCGATTCCACCCATGGCCACGGCCGGCTGGCCTGGCAGCTACCGGCCGACATGGCCGCATCGGCGCCGATCCTGCTGAAGTTCGAACCCTCGCCGATGCTCAGCGCACCGGTGCGTTTCCACCTGGAAAGCTGGGGCGAATATGCGCGCAGCGACGCGCGCTGGCTGGTCCTGGCCAGCGCGTGCTTCGCGGTGATGCTGGCGATGGTACTGATGGCGCTGTGCTTCGCGCTGATGCTGCGCGACGTCACCTACGCGTGGTACGCCGGCTACGTGCTCTGCTATGCCCTGATCCAGGGCGTCCAGACCGGTTTCGTGTTCCATCCGCTGGAATGGCAATGGCTGTCGGGCAGGGCCTTGCTGGCCGGTTCGGCCGCCGTGGCGCTGTCGGTGGCGTTCGCCTCGCTGTTCATGATGCGGTTCTGCGAACTGCAGCGTTACGCACCGCTGCTGCGGGTGCCGGTCACGGCCGTGGCCGTCGGCATGATCCAGCTGGTGCTGATGCGCTGCAGCCGGATCCCGCCGTTCGTAGAGGTGGCGCAGGTGCTGCTCAACCCGCTGCTGATGATCGGCGCGGTGCTGCTGCTGGTGGCGGCGATCGTCGCGGCGGCACGCGGTTCGCGCCAGGCGTGGTTCTTCTTGGCCGGCTGGACGCCGCTGCTGCTGCTCACCGCGTTGACCAGCGCCCAGGTCGGCGGCGCGCTGCCGCAGCTGGACTGGCTCAACGACGCCAGCCTGGCCGGCGGCGCGTTCGAGGCGGTGGTGCTGTCGATCGGCCTGGCCGACCGCGCGCTGCGCCTGCGCCACGACCGCGACATCGTGCGGGTGCTGGCCGACCACGACGCACTCACCAACGTGTTCAACCGCCGCGCCTGGACCGAGCGGGCCAGTACCCTGCTGTCCGACGGGCCGCCGCGGCCGATCGCGCTGCTGTTCCTCGACCTGGACCATTTCAAGCTGCTGAACGACCGCCAGGGCCACAACGCCGGCGACCGCGCACTGGTCGCCGTGGCCAAGGCGCTGGCCGCCGAGCTGCGTCCAGCCGATCTGCTCGGCCGCTACGGCGGCGAGGAGTTCGTGGCCCTGCTCGACGGCATCCCGACGCAACAGGCGATGCAGGTGGCCACACGCCTGTGCCGGCGCGTGCATCGCCTGGAAATACCCGTCAGCGAGGAGTCGCTGCTGCTCACCGTCAGCATCGGCATCGCCATGCGCCAGGAAGGCGACGACCTGGAATCGCTGGTGGACCACGCCGACCAGGCCATGTACGACGCCAAGCTCGGCGGCCGCAACCGCGCCTGCCTGCACGCCGACAGCCTGGCGCCGCGCGGCGGTCCGCACCTGCATGTAGTGGAGAAGCGCGAGCGCTGA